The genomic DNA CGCGGATTCTGGCCCTGGCTGGCGCCGACCTGCCGGACACTGAGCAGCCGTTCCTGACCATCGCCGAAAAGGCGGGCGTGGACGAGCAGACCGTCATCGACCTGTTGACCGACCTCAAGGGGCGCAGGATCATCCGCCGTTTCGGGGCCACCCTGCGGCACCAGAAGGCGGGCTACAGCCACAACGCCATGGTCGCCTGGCGCGTGCCCGTGGAGCGCACCGAGGCCGTGGGCGAGATATTCGCCGCCCGGCCCGAGATCAGCCACTGCTACATCCGCCGCACCTACCCGGAGTGGACCTACAA from Pseudodesulfovibrio aespoeensis Aspo-2 includes the following:
- the ahbB gene encoding siroheme decarboxylase subunit beta — encoded protein: MAIHFTETQARILALAGADLPDTEQPFLTIAEKAGVDEQTVIDLLTDLKGRRIIRRFGATLRHQKAGYSHNAMVAWRVPVERTEAVGEIFAARPEISHCYIRRTYPEWTYNVYTMIHGERPGQTDEVVAELAAITGIDDHCTLKSLKELKKTSMVYFK